GAATGTCTAAACGTTGGTTGCGACCGTTTACTGATGAACGTCTTGTTGCTCTGGCCGAGCAAAAGCAAAAGGTATTGGTAGTAGCTCTTTCGTTCGTTGCAGATTGCCTAGAAACAACGCTTGAACTCGGTGAAGAGTACAAAGAGATATTCTTTGCCCACGGGGGAGAAGAATATCAATTGGTAGATAGTCTTAATGATAATTCTAAGTGGCTGGATGCACTAGAGAATATTGTGATGGAGAATTCTTCTCTTTGATAGAAAGACTAAAACTATTTGTGAGGTGGATTATTCTACTTCAATATATCTAATGCTTTATTTTCGGCTGCTTCCATGATTTCTCTTTCTCCTGGTCCTTTGTCATTAATACCGCAAAGGTGAAGAATACCGTGAATGATAGTTCGATGCAGCTCTTCCTGATAAGTAGTATTAAACTCTTTGGAATTTGTCAATACAGTATCTAAGCTAATGAAAATGTCTCCTGAAAGTTTATTTCCCTCACAATAATCGAAAGTGATGATATCTGTGTAGTAATCATGCTTTAGATATTGTTGGTTTACTTCTAATATTTTTTCATCTGAACAGAAAATATAAGCGATTTCACCGATTTTTTTCTCATAAGATGCAGCAACTGTCTTTATCCATTCAGTTGTCTCTTTTTTCTTGATATCTGGCATCTTGATGCCTTCTGTTTGGTAAGTTATGGCCATAATGTTGATATTTTAATAGAAGAATAAATAACTCATAAGGATAGCGGCGATAATACCCGCAAAATCGGCTATCAGTCCGCAAGTAACAGCATTCCGTGTCTTGCTGATACCTACACTGCCAAAGTAAACAGCGAGAATATAGAATGTGGTATCTGATGCTCCACGCACGACGCAACTTGCTCGACCAACGAAAGAATCGGGGCCGAATTGTTTCATTGCGTCAATCATTAACCCGTTGGCTCCACTGCCACTAAGAGATTTCATCAGAGCGGTGGGAAGCGCTCCAATAAAACTGGTGTCAATCCCAAAGAAGCCTACAAAAGACCCGATTCCACCGACTAATATGTCCATCGCTCCGGAAGCTCTAAATACAGCTATTCCCACGAGAAATGCCACGAGATAGGGGATAATACGTACAGCAGTAGTGAATCCTTCTTTTGCACCGTCTACGAAAGAGTCATATACATTTATCTTTTTACGTAATCCGGATATGATAAATCCGACGATAATCAGAAACAGTATAATATTAGCTATCAAAGTGGAATAAGTTCCCATATTTTCACGCGAGAGGGTCGTGAAGAAGTAAATGATGATGCCAAAGATAGAGCTTAGTCCTACCAAAAATAGGAGCATATTTCTGTTTAGTAGATTAATTCGTTGATAAAGGCTTACGGTGATAACTCCTGTTAACGTTGAAATAAAGGTGCTAAGTAAGATTGGGATGAAAATGTCTGTCGGTTGAGCAGCACCCATTTGAGAGCGGTAGACCATGATACTAATAGGGATTAGCATGAGCCCAGACGTGTTAAGCACTAGAAACATTATCATTGAATTGCTGGCGGTATCTTTCTTTGGGTTGAGTTCTTGAAGTTCTTTCATTGCTTTTAATCCCATAGGAGTGGCGGCATTGTCCAAACCTAGCATGTTAGCAGAAAGATTCATGAAAATCGACCCCATTACAGGATGTCCTTTGGGTATTTCGGGAAATAATTTGCAAAATACCGGACTGAGCCATCTGGAAAGTGCATTGATCAGTCCGCTGTTTTCTCCTATTTTCATGATTCCTAACCACAGAGAGAGGATTCCTGTTAGTCCGAGGGATATTTCAAAGGCATTTTTGGATGAATCAAAAGTGGAGTTTATGATTTGAGTAAAAATCTCTGTGTCTCCTAAAAAAATGAGCTTTCCGATTGCTACAATAAAAGCGATGACAAAAAATGCGATCCAAATGTAATTTAAAACCATAGTATGCTCTTTGAATTTTTTACAAAATTAGGAATATGTTTTCATTTATAACGGCTTTTTTAGGTGTTTTTGTCAAATTGTTCTTTTTGCTTAATGCTAAATAGCTTTATGGTATGTTTGCCTCAAAAGGTTAAAAGCACTTCTTTAACCGTTTGCGTGTTCATGTTTTTCACTTTTCTGGGAGATTATCTGAAAATAATCATGTATTTTTGCCTTCCATTTAATAGTAGCTATGGAAGAAGATTTTGATATACGCAATCAGCAGCTCTTAAGTAGAGAGCGAGATTATGAAAATGCTTTGCGTCCTTTAAGTTTTCAGGATTTTAATGGGCAGGACAAAGTTGTGGATAATCTGCGTATTTTTGTGAAAGCTGCCCGTTTGCGAGGGGAAGCTTTAGATCATGTGCTTCTGCACGGCCCTCCTGGTTTGGGAAAAACAACTTTATCTAATATTATAGCCAATGAGCTAGGGGTGGGCTTTAAAATTTCATCCGGTCCGGTGCTTGATAAACCGGGAGATTTAGCTGGGGTATTGACTAGCTTAGAACCTAATGATGTACTTTTTATTGATGAAATTCACCGTTTATCTCCTGTGGTGGAAGAATATTTATATTCTGCGATGGAAGATTATCGAATTGATATAATGATAGATAAGGGGCCGTCGGCACGAAGTATTCAAATTGATTTAAATCCTTTTACTTTAGTGGGTGCGACGACTAGAAGTGGTCTGCTGACAGCACCTTTACGAGCTCGTTTCGGAATTAATCTGCATCTGGAATATTATGATGATGATGTGCTGAGTGGTATTATTGAGCGTTCGGCAGGTATATTAAATGTACCTTGCTCTATTCCGGCAGCTGGCGAAATAGCTTCCCGAAGTAGAGGAACACCTCGTATTGCTAATGCTTTACTTAGGCGTGTGCGTGATTTTGCACAAGTCAAAGGGTCAGGCTCTATTGATAAAGAGATAGCCGACTTTGCACTTGAAGCTCTGAATATTGATAAATATGGGCTTGATGAAATAGACAACAAGATTCTCTGTACCATTATAGATAAATTTAAAGGCGGACCGGTGGGGTTGACTACTATCTCTACTGCTTTGGGTGAA
This is a stretch of genomic DNA from uncultured Bacteroides sp.. It encodes these proteins:
- the ruvB gene encoding Holliday junction branch migration DNA helicase RuvB, which encodes MEEDFDIRNQQLLSRERDYENALRPLSFQDFNGQDKVVDNLRIFVKAARLRGEALDHVLLHGPPGLGKTTLSNIIANELGVGFKISSGPVLDKPGDLAGVLTSLEPNDVLFIDEIHRLSPVVEEYLYSAMEDYRIDIMIDKGPSARSIQIDLNPFTLVGATTRSGLLTAPLRARFGINLHLEYYDDDVLSGIIERSAGILNVPCSIPAAGEIASRSRGTPRIANALLRRVRDFAQVKGSGSIDKEIADFALEALNIDKYGLDEIDNKILCTIIDKFKGGPVGLTTISTALGEDAGTIEEVYEPFLIKEGFLKRTPRGREVTELAYSHLGKSLYDGNVRTLFD
- a CDS encoding nucleoside recognition domain-containing protein — translated: MVLNYIWIAFFVIAFIVAIGKLIFLGDTEIFTQIINSTFDSSKNAFEISLGLTGILSLWLGIMKIGENSGLINALSRWLSPVFCKLFPEIPKGHPVMGSIFMNLSANMLGLDNAATPMGLKAMKELQELNPKKDTASNSMIMFLVLNTSGLMLIPISIMVYRSQMGAAQPTDIFIPILLSTFISTLTGVITVSLYQRINLLNRNMLLFLVGLSSIFGIIIYFFTTLSRENMGTYSTLIANIILFLIIVGFIISGLRKKINVYDSFVDGAKEGFTTAVRIIPYLVAFLVGIAVFRASGAMDILVGGIGSFVGFFGIDTSFIGALPTALMKSLSGSGANGLMIDAMKQFGPDSFVGRASCVVRGASDTTFYILAVYFGSVGISKTRNAVTCGLIADFAGIIAAILMSYLFFY
- the ybeY gene encoding rRNA maturation RNase YbeY is translated as MAITYQTEGIKMPDIKKKETTEWIKTVAASYEKKIGEIAYIFCSDEKILEVNQQYLKHDYYTDIITFDYCEGNKLSGDIFISLDTVLTNSKEFNTTYQEELHRTIIHGILHLCGINDKGPGEREIMEAAENKALDILK